One stretch of Anguilla anguilla isolate fAngAng1 chromosome 5, fAngAng1.pri, whole genome shotgun sequence DNA includes these proteins:
- the hand2 gene encoding heart- and neural crest derivatives-expressed protein 2 has product MSLVGGFPHHSVVHHDGYFAAASRCHEENPYFHGWLISHPEMSPPDYSMAPSYSPEYANGAPGLDHSHYGGVPGAGAVGMVPRPVKRRPTANRKERRRTQSINSAFAELRECIPNVPADTKLSKIKTLRLATSYIAYLMDILDKDEQHGEAEAFKAEFKKTDVKEERRKKEVNEVLKSSASSNDKKTKGRTGWPQHVWALELKQ; this is encoded by the exons ATGAGCTTAGTTGGTGGATTTCCTCACCACTCGGTGGTGCATCACGATGGCTACTTTGCCGCCGCTAGTCGCTGCCATGAAGAAAACCCTTACTTCCACGGGTGGCTTATCAGCCATCCTGAAATGTCTCCTCCTGACTACAGTATGGCACCGTCGTACAGCCCCGAGTATGCCAACGGTGCCCCTGGTCTTGACCACTCGCATTACGGGGGTGTTCCGGGAGCTGGCGCCGTTGGGATGGTGCCCCGTCCTGTGAAACGGAGACCCACGGCAAATCGAAAGGAAAGGCGCAGGACTCAGAGTATCAACAGTGCCTTCGCAGAGCTCAGGGAGTGCATTCCTAACGTCCCCGCAGACACAAAGCTgtccaaaataaaaacccttCGGTTGGCCACGAGCTATATCGCCTACCTCATGGACATTCTTGACAAGGACGAGCAGCACGGAGAAGCAGAGGCCTTCAAAGCGGAGTTCAAAAAGACAGACGTCAAAgaggaaaggagaaagaaagaagtg AATGAAGTTTTGAAAAGTTCAGCAAGCAGCAACGATAAGAAAACCAAAGGAAGAACTGGCTGGCCGCAACATGTTTGGGCACTGGAACTGAAACAGTGA